The genomic segment ccacccccacctcctggtgCATTTTGGTGTTTCATCCCTTCTtctggactttgggtgtcctcccaATTGCCACATCCCATCCTATCTAGTCCTCTCTCGTAGTCCCCGCCCCATGTGATGACCTCTTTAGCAAGAACTTGGGAACAGGCCAGCCTGGGGAGGTAAGACTGCATCATTCCCTCCTCTCCCTTAATGTGCAGCCCTTGTGAGTcagccttcccacccccttggtCACTCTCAAGAGTGACAGAGTTCCAGGCATGTCCCTTCCTCATGGACATGTGCTTACATTTCCACTCACATGCACCTTCTGAGCCTCCCCTTGCTGCCTCGGACCTGTGTCTGTTGGGTTTGGTCCATGAACATTTCAGAGGGAGAGTCTCTCCTGTTTAGCTGTCCTCACAGACACTTCCTCTGGACGGGTGACCAACACTGCACTCAATGAGCCAGCCTCCCTTTGGGGACCAAGCATTTGCTATCCCTAGACCAGAGTAAGGGGAGGAGAGATCTGATGTCTCACCTGGCACATGAAGCCCGTTCTTGGAACTATGCaaagggcagaggctgggagtTTGGATGCTTGGCTCCCACCCCTGTCCTACCTCACCGGGGCACTTTCAGGGTCCAGGGGCCTCTGAAGTCTCCAGGCCCATAAGGGACAATCAAAACCTGACTGAGCTCCAACATTCCCCTTGGGTGAGGATGACTGTTATTTTTGTAGTTGAGAACGTGGACTTCCACGGATTTTTACTGCCCTTCACCCAacctctcccacctccaccccacaatGAATGTATTTATTGTGAGATGGCTACACTTCTTTAGGAATGCCCCCCGCTCACCACCCAGGAAGGCGGGACTGGCATGTGACAGAATGGGGAGCCTGGACTCAGCTCCTCCCCCCACTGTTGGTTAATAAATACCCTCTTTCCCCACACCTATGAGTGGTCTGCTTGGTCTAGTCTGGCCTTCTCCCAGGGGACCAGCTTCTGAGCCTCGGGTAAAGGTGCAGCAGGGTTGGCTTTGCTTCCCACAAAACCATTTGCAGAGGAAATTAGGATCCTCTGCTTCCATCCTGACTGGGCAAGTACTTAAAGGCTCTCGCTGTTTACTGATGGTGATAAGGGCATGACAAGCAAAATTACAACAGTCCAAGATTCATACAGAGGATTTTAGGTTTTTACCTTCTCAATCTTTTCCCCACGCTGGCCCTACCCCCCTCCTTTTTTAGTTAAGCCTAGAAAATGCTGCCTATTTATCAGCTGGCCTGAGAACATTCTCTCCAAGGGTCAGGCCTAGATTAATCACATAGCCATTGATAATACACCATCCTGAAGAGTTATTACTCATTCTGCTTCTGGTTTtagtataataaaaagaaaaagggggTTATAGTTAAAATATGCACGTATTTGGAAATAAGAGTTCaagtgtgaccttggcaagtttattaacttcagttttctaatctgCACACACACGTTCACAAAGATACACATGGCCTAGCCCAGTTCCAGGCTCACAGCAGAGTATAAGGTGCTAGCTCTCTCTAGGTCAATGGTTGCAGAAACAGGACATAGGAGATTCTTCAGAAGTCAAACCTGAAAACCCTCACTGTGATCTGGGAACTCTATTATCGATTTTGATTCCAGAGAGGAAGACACAGCAAGATCCTTGAAGACTCTCAGGTTTCAGGGATGTCAACTGGGTAACAATTAGGAGACTCACAAAGTCACTGCCCCTCTCAGTGGGCACCAAAAAGAAACAGGCAGCTCTTCTTTATTCCAAGCAATAGCTTTGGCATCAACTTTGCCTTTGGTGGGCTCCATCTGTCTACCTGGGCTTGGAATCCCGTGAACCAGTTGGGGAAGAATCACCTCTACTGGGCTGAGTCCAAAGCCTGGGATTGGAGTTGGTGGGGCAACTCTTCACTGTACTTGCACCTGGCCTGGGGCAGGATCCTGGACCTCTCTGGGGCGCAGCCCGCCCAACGTTGTCGGTTTGTTGGTGAAGGGATGCCACTGGCCCTGGATGCTAGGGCTGTCCGTGTGGAAGGGCTTGCGGATGCGGATCACATCCAAGCCCGACTGGTCCGCCAGCTTCTGCACCAACGTAGCGATCTCCTCGACCGACTTGCAGTGTATGCTCTCCTCGCGCACAGCCCCGTTAACTGGCCGAAAGGAGATAAGGGTAAGAGGAAGCTGGTCAGATGTCAGATGAGCGGCGGGCGAGCAGGCCAAGCACCCCCCGATGCCGCCCTCCAGCCCTCGTCCCGCCCCACTCACGGTATTCGGCCACAACCCTCGGCACACAGCACGGCCGCGGGTTCACGTATATTACGACCCCGGGATTCCGTCGGGCGAAGTCAGTCACCTCATGTTCCACGAACTCCCTGAGGGACCCGAGAAGGGTGAGCAAGGTGACCCTTGACCCGGGGTGACCTCGGCCCGGAATCGCACCCCCGCGCCCTTCCCCGGCTCACCTGGCGCCGCGGGAAGAGGGCGCGTCCCGGCTGAGGCTAAAGCTGAGGCGCTGCAGCTGCTGTACGTAGCGACCCAGCCCATTGTGCAGGACACTGGTCAGGAAGCGGCTAGCGGTCCCGCGCGCCGTCATGGCCACAGACCCAGGACAGCCCAGCCGAGCCGAGACGAGACGAGCCGAGCCTGGAGAAACGGGGCAGGGACTAACCCGGGGCTTCCGGTTCCGGGAACACTCGAGCCGCGGCAGTTTTGCTTCCGAGGTCACGGCGATTGGCGCGCACAAGTGACCCACGTTGCCAGTGACGGGGGTGGGCTGAGAGTGATGACGCGGGGCTGAAGAAGCCACGCGGCTGAGGCGCGACAGGCATCTCTCTGGGCACGGAGCTCGGCGGGAGCGGCGGAGTGGCGCTCCGGTCGCTTGGAGTTCCCTTGAGGGAAGGAGCAGCGGATCAGGCCTCTAGCAGGGGGCTCAGCAGAGACACTACGAGAAGGACGCTAGCGGCCGCAAAGATGACAACGTGGAGGCGCAGTAGTGGCGAGGAGATGATCTAGAGAAACTCTATCGGCGAGGCACGAGGGGCGCCGCAGAGGGTGGCGGAGGGGCGCGGCGGGGGAAAAGCTGTGGAGGACCGCAGAGGTAGGGAACCGGCCACAGGGACGCGGATGTGCAAGGGTCGTGTCCTGGGCCATAGATGTGAAGCGGCAATGTAGAGGGGCTGAAGCGGATTCAGAGGAAGAGGAGTGCTTTTTGGAGGATCCCCAGGGTCTGACCTAGTGAAGGCACCCGAACCGAGCACATAAGACATTTCAGGCAGTGACTTCCTCCATTTGACTAGAAATGTGGGTCCTTCTCCGAAGTGGGTGCCCCCTCCGCATCCTGCTGCCCCTGCGTGGGTCGTGGATGAGTCGGAGGGGCCTGCCACGAAACTTGGCCCCCGGCCCTCCTCGCAGGCGGTATAGGAAAGAGGCTCTCCCCGCCTTGGAGGTACCAGTGTTGCCTGTAACTGCAACTGAAATACGCCAATATTTGCGAGCACATGGGATCCCCTTCCAGGATGGGCACAGCTGCCTTCGGGCACCAAGCCCCTTTGTAGGGGCTTCGAAACTCAAGGACCAGACTGGTGCTACCACTTCCTTCAGTCTCTTTATTGACAAGACCACAGGCCGCTTCCTCTGCATGACAAGCCTAGCAGAGGGGAGCTGGGAAGACTTCCAGGCCAGCGTGGAGGGGCGAGGTGatggggccagggagggggtCCTGCTTAGTGAGGCCCCAGAAGCTGAGAACAGAGAGGAGGTCCGGAGGATCTGGGACCGAGCAATACCTCTCTGGGAGCTGCCTGAACCAGAGGAGGCCCAACTGGCTCGTGTGATGTTTGGCCTTACCAAAGTGACAGACGACACACTCAAGCGTTTCAGCGTGCGCTATCTGCGGCCTGCTCGCAGCCTTGTCTTCCCTTGGTTCTCCCCTGGAGGTTTGGGATTACGAGGCCTGAAGCTACTAGGGGCTGAAGACCAGGGGGGTAGAGTGCACTATGTGGAGACCACCATTCCCCGGCCTGGTTCCTACCACAACCTGTTTGGACTACCACTGATCAATCGTCGAGATGTTGAGGTGGTGCTAACAAGTCGTGAGCTGGACAGCCTGGCCTTGAACCAGTCCACAGGGCTGCCCACCCTTGCCCTACCCCGAGGAACAGCCTGCTTACCCCCTGCCTTGCTTCCTTACCTTGAACAGTTCCGGCGCATCGTGCTCTGGCTGGGGGATGACCTTCGGTCCTGGGAAGCTGCCAAGTTGTTTGCCCGAAAACTGAACCCCAAGAGATGCTCCTTGGTGCGGCCTGGAGACCAGCAGCCCTCTCCCCTGGAGGCTGTGAACCAAGGTTTAAACCTTTCCCGTATTCTACGTACTGCCCTGCCCGCCTGGCACAAGTCTATTGTGTCTTTCCGGCAGCTTCGGGAGGAGGTGCTTGGAGAACTGTCAAATGTGGAGCAGGCAGCCGGCGTTCGCTGGAGCCGCTTCCCAGACCTCAATCGTCTCTTGAAGGGACATCGGAAGGGCGAACTGACAGTCTTTACAGGTGACCCTTTGGGAAATCACTGCTTAGAGGTGGGGCAGAGGACCAGATGACTAAAGCATGTGGGTTTGGGCCACAGTAAAAGCGGAAGAGCCTTCCCCTCCTAACTTTGAAACTCTGCACATGTCTTGGTTTCAAGGGTGGGGCTTTCCTCCCTCACCCAGGTCTGTGTCCAACCCCCATGCAGGGCCAACAGGCAGTGGAAAGACAACATTCATCAGCGAGTATGCCCTGGATTTGTGTACCCAAGGGGTGAACACGCTGTGGGGTAGCTTTGAGATCAGCAATGTGAGACTAGCCCGGGTCATGCTGACACAATTTGCTGTGGGGCGGCTGGAAGAGCAACTGGACAAATATGATGAGTGGGCTGACCGCTTTGAGGACCTGCCCCTCTATTTCATGACTTTCCATGGGCAACAGAGCATCAGGTGAGCTTCCCAGTCCTGGGGTTTTTAAAGAATGGGATGGCAGGAGAACAGACCTCCAACAGTTTTCTGACTGGGATGGTCTGGAGACTACATGTAATTGACTTTGAATTCATTGCCCCTTTCTCTTCCCAGGACTGTAATAGACACGATGCAACATGCAGTCTATGTTTATGACATTTGTCATGTGGTCATCGACAATCTGCAATTCATGATGGGTCATGAGCAGCTATCCACAGACAGGTAACATCCTCCTCTTGTCTAGCTGTAACCCACTTGAACATACATGTCTTCTCAGGCAGCTGGCTTCTAGACATGCACACTGTACTCTTGTTTCCTGATAGGCACATAccattctttgtgtatttttatctCTGTGGAGGTTTGGGATGTGGCAGTAAGAAGTATGGACGGGGACCTAAGTGTGAGTCCTTGGGTAGAGGGAAGTAGAGCGAGGTTGTGTTTGTTGGGAGATATGAAGATGTTCTTGTCCTTCAGTGTCTAGTAACCTGTTTGCTTTGTTGGGGTTGGGGCAGGATTGCAGCCCAAGACTATATCGTTGGGGCCTTTCGGAAGTTTGCAACAGACAGTAGCTGCCATGTGACACTGGTCATTCACCCCCGGAAAGAGGATGATGATAAGGAACTACAGACAGCATCCATTTTTGGTTCAGCCAAAGTAAGTGGTCTTTAGAAGAGTTCAAACTATGGAGAGTAGAAGAGGCAGTTGTGAGCATGGACAGCCCTCACTGAGCCTTAAATCTTCTTGACTGTCCATCTGGAAGAGATGGGAAGCTGCTGCCTCTGGAGCCATGACATGAGGAATACAAAGGCTGATAATTATTGGTCCTTTGCCCTCCTTGCCCTCCAGGAACTTACATCCTCTATTGGTGAAAAGAATAATATTGATTACAACTGAGCATGATAAGAGCTATGATAGGTGACGTAAGTGTTTGGGGGAACAAAGACAAAAGACTTTTGAGTCAGCCAGGGACATCTGGGGAGACTTCCTAGAGGAGGTGTCAATAAAGGTTGGGTTGGGTTTTGGCAGACAATAGGTgtcaaaataagcaaataaatgggAGTGCCTTCTGAGCAGCTGGACCAGCCTGATCCTGGAGCTTCCAGTGATACACTGAGTGCCTGTTACATGCCAGGTCTGGCATAGAGAATACAGAGCAAGGATCACAGACTATGTGCCATGATGGAACAGACATGGAACTGGGGAGGTTCTACAGAGGTGGGAAGATGGTGCCTTCTTTACTTACGGGAATCAAGAATGGTCTCTCTGATGAAGTGTGACACTTAGACTGGGACCCGTTTGATAAGGAACTGGGACTGA from the Vicugna pacos chromosome 11, VicPac4, whole genome shotgun sequence genome contains:
- the TWNK gene encoding twinkle mtDNA helicase, encoding MWVLLRSGCPLRILLPLRGSWMSRRGLPRNLAPGPPRRRYRKEALPALEVPVLPVTATEIRQYLRAHGIPFQDGHSCLRAPSPFVGASKLKDQTGATTSFSLFIDKTTGRFLCMTSLAEGSWEDFQASVEGRGDGAREGVLLSEAPEAENREEVRRIWDRAIPLWELPEPEEAQLARVMFGLTKVTDDTLKRFSVRYLRPARSLVFPWFSPGGLGLRGLKLLGAEDQGGRVHYVETTIPRPGSYHNLFGLPLINRRDVEVVLTSRELDSLALNQSTGLPTLALPRGTACLPPALLPYLEQFRRIVLWLGDDLRSWEAAKLFARKLNPKRCSLVRPGDQQPSPLEAVNQGLNLSRILRTALPAWHKSIVSFRQLREEVLGELSNVEQAAGVRWSRFPDLNRLLKGHRKGELTVFTGPTGSGKTTFISEYALDLCTQGVNTLWGSFEISNVRLARVMLTQFAVGRLEEQLDKYDEWADRFEDLPLYFMTFHGQQSIRTVIDTMQHAVYVYDICHVVIDNLQFMMGHEQLSTDRIAAQDYIVGAFRKFATDSSCHVTLVIHPRKEDDDKELQTASIFGSAKASQEADNVLILQDRKLVTGPGKRYLQVSKNRFDGDVGVFPLEFNKNSLTFCIPPKSKARLKKIKDDNGLVAKKPSSGKKGAMSQTQISETCSGQAPNPCQPDLSKPSR
- the MRPL43 gene encoding large ribosomal subunit protein mL43; this encodes MTARGTASRFLTSVLHNGLGRYVQQLQRLSFSLSRDAPSSRGAREFVEHEVTDFARRNPGVVIYVNPRPCCVPRVVAEYLNGAVREESIHCKSVEEIATLVQKLADQSGLDVIRIRKPFHTDSPSIQGQWHPFTNKPTTLGGLRPREVQDPAPGQVQVQ